A genome region from Natronosalvus rutilus includes the following:
- a CDS encoding J domain-containing protein: MESHYEVLGVSPEADTEEVRRAYRALLKRHHPDQGGSRARFLRIKRAYETITGEQDATPDGVHAEFYDTTTRDVTPPVGPTVDGSFLTLSLVGLVDDVGLGALLEYPSSSERG; the protein is encoded by the coding sequence ATGGAGAGCCACTACGAGGTCCTCGGTGTGTCGCCAGAGGCCGACACCGAGGAGGTCCGACGTGCCTATCGGGCCCTCCTCAAGCGGCACCATCCCGACCAGGGTGGCTCTCGCGCGCGGTTTCTGCGAATCAAGCGCGCCTACGAGACGATCACGGGCGAGCAGGACGCCACACCGGACGGCGTGCACGCCGAGTTCTACGATACTACGACCCGAGACGTCACGCCACCGGTCGGCCCGACCGTCGACGGTTCGTTCCTGACGCTGTCGCTCGTCGGCCTCGTCGACGACGTCGGCCTCGGGGCGCTCCTCGAATACCCCTCGAGTTCGGAACGAGGGTGA
- a CDS encoding HalOD1 output domain-containing protein, whose product MGSGEDSMVSSFQTAPSLAVVEAVARAENVPVEELAPPAYPPLHEAIDPQALDQLLESTSPTRQQNEVTVQFQYCGRQVAVDSTGEITLESIAD is encoded by the coding sequence ATGGGGTCGGGGGAAGACAGCATGGTTTCGTCGTTTCAGACAGCGCCAAGCCTCGCCGTCGTCGAGGCGGTGGCTCGTGCGGAGAACGTCCCCGTCGAGGAACTCGCTCCACCGGCCTACCCGCCGCTTCACGAGGCGATCGATCCGCAGGCGCTCGATCAGTTGCTCGAGTCGACGTCACCAACCCGGCAGCAAAACGAGGTCACCGTGCAGTTTCAGTACTGTGGTCGTCAAGTCGCCGTCGACAGCACGGGTGAGATCACCCTCGAGTCCATCGCGGACTGA